One genomic segment of Myxococcales bacterium includes these proteins:
- a CDS encoding biopolymer transporter ExbD, with protein sequence MHDVRLKFVKKKVMGLGGRPTSAALNLTSMIDFLVVTVVFLLMTFSASGEPTIPKGVTLPKAENTLDMVDAPLVGVISTQILVDGNAAGTTHAIEESGRLQRVEELFNLLKQKRELWKATHPAGKEFPGVVVLQIDQNVPAIVVKSVFQTSAFAGYPNVSFMVDQIPKTKH encoded by the coding sequence ATGCATGACGTGCGGCTGAAGTTCGTCAAGAAGAAGGTCATGGGTCTCGGCGGGCGCCCCACCAGCGCCGCCCTGAACCTGACGAGCATGATCGACTTCCTAGTCGTCACCGTCGTCTTCCTTCTCATGACCTTCAGCGCCTCCGGTGAGCCCACGATCCCCAAGGGTGTGACGCTCCCCAAAGCGGAGAACACGCTCGACATGGTCGACGCGCCGCTCGTCGGTGTGATCAGCACGCAGATCCTCGTCGACGGAAACGCCGCCGGCACCACCCACGCCATCGAGGAGTCGGGGCGCCTGCAGCGCGTCGAAGAGCTCTTCAACCTCCTCAAGCAGAAGCGCGAGCTCTGGAAGGCCACCCACCCCGCGGGCAAAGAGTTCCCTGGCGTGGTGGTCCTTCAGATCGACCAGAACGTTCCCGCCATCGTCGTGAAGAGCGTCTTCCAGACGTCAGCCTTCGCGGGTTACCCGAACGTCAGCTTCATGGTCGACCAGATTCCCAAGACGAAGCACTGA
- a CDS encoding WD40 repeat domain-containing protein → MSTWERPLVALDTTTGKAAWKVPTVKKAAIAFSPCGRWFAAAATVRDNAKKAWLATLSCLAAESGQVLWTVPLGEGLLVSLAWSPDGETILGAAGDWALAPDGERRGTATLTFFAAIDGRACGQVPWSSGVDAIAIAPGGKRLAIASHDQLVVLSLPDGAEIARGTGGQESLIDCAFGGDGTVLAVGRDVNLGPAVLELRAT, encoded by the coding sequence GTGAGCACGTGGGAGCGCCCGCTAGTCGCGCTCGACACCACCACCGGCAAGGCCGCGTGGAAGGTCCCCACCGTGAAGAAGGCGGCGATCGCGTTCTCGCCGTGCGGCCGGTGGTTTGCGGCGGCGGCGACCGTGCGGGACAACGCCAAGAAGGCCTGGCTCGCCACGCTCTCCTGCCTCGCTGCCGAGAGCGGACAGGTCCTGTGGACGGTGCCCTTGGGCGAGGGGCTCCTTGTGAGCCTCGCGTGGTCGCCCGACGGCGAGACGATCCTGGGGGCGGCGGGAGACTGGGCCCTCGCGCCCGACGGCGAGCGCCGCGGCACCGCCACCCTCACGTTCTTCGCCGCCATCGACGGTCGCGCGTGCGGGCAAGTGCCCTGGTCGAGCGGCGTCGACGCCATCGCCATCGCGCCCGGCGGCAAGCGCTTGGCGATCGCCTCGCACGATCAGCTGGTCGTGCTCTCGTTGCCGGACGGCGCAGAGATCGCTCGCGGGACGGGCGGCCAAGAGAGCCTCATCGACTGCGCGTTCGGCGGCGACGGCACCGTCCTCGCCGTGGGCCGCGACGTCAACCTCGGTCCCGCGGTGCTCGAACTTCGCGCAACGTGA
- a CDS encoding formylglycine-generating enzyme family protein, with protein sequence MGSPKCEWGRGRDTEPENETTLTHDFWMQQTEVTQAQWTGAGLPNPSVTSGEGIVLDCAEPSCPVGNVTWYDAIAYANRLSESKGLSACYSLNGCTGAPGAGLVCTGVTQVGSSVYECPGYRLPTEAEWEYAARAGTRTATYAGDLSLTGDSSRCADDPTLNLIAWYCWNTRVWVGGVDTYSTHPVAKLERNQWGLYDMSGNAAERTSDTTYGAGYGTAPRVDPGATIATARTAPDTYQQGSTRGGFAFGYPVLARPAYPFSMSRHEHIQGRGFRLVRTAR encoded by the coding sequence ATGGGTTCGCCGAAGTGCGAATGGGGCCGCGGTCGCGACACGGAGCCGGAGAACGAAACGACCCTCACGCATGATTTCTGGATGCAGCAGACCGAAGTCACTCAAGCACAGTGGACGGGAGCAGGCCTGCCAAACCCAAGCGTAACGTCCGGCGAGGGCATCGTGCTCGACTGCGCGGAGCCCTCGTGCCCCGTGGGCAACGTGACTTGGTATGACGCCATCGCGTACGCGAACCGACTGTCCGAATCGAAGGGCCTCTCCGCGTGTTACAGCCTGAACGGCTGCACCGGCGCGCCCGGCGCCGGCCTGGTCTGCACCGGCGTGACGCAGGTGGGATCGTCCGTCTACGAGTGCCCCGGGTACCGCCTGCCCACCGAGGCCGAATGGGAGTACGCCGCCCGAGCGGGAACGCGAACCGCGACCTACGCCGGCGACCTCTCCCTCACGGGCGACTCCAGCCGATGCGCCGACGACCCCACCCTCAATCTCATCGCCTGGTACTGCTGGAACACGCGGGTATGGGTCGGAGGTGTCGACACGTACTCGACCCATCCTGTGGCGAAACTGGAGCGCAATCAGTGGGGGCTCTATGACATGTCAGGCAACGCCGCTGAGCGCACCAGTGACACCACGTACGGTGCGGGCTACGGCACGGCCCCACGCGTCGATCCGGGCGCCACGATCGCGACTGCGCGCACAGCGCCCGATACCTATCAGCAAGGCTCGACGCGTGGAGGCTTCGCCTTCGGCTACCCTGTCCTGGCGCGGCCCGCATACCCGTTTTCGATGTCAAGGCACGAGCACATTCAGGGTAGAGGCTTCCGCCTCGTGCGCACCGCGAGGTGA
- a CDS encoding biopolymer transporter ExbD produces MGGVSVDSGGGGRRSLDSEINMIPMIDFLMVTIAFLLITAVWSQMARINADAQVPGPPRPDVEQEKVEPEKQLHVEMRQEDKFVLVWKQGSTVVNSIDVPRNDAKSVTMNKSQASARYPELAAKIADEWKNVGSHRDPSDKKLDQAILHTDNKTEYFKLIGVIDAIYQTRRQINVGGKAEPVPAFNVTFSVN; encoded by the coding sequence ATGGGTGGTGTAAGCGTAGACAGCGGAGGGGGTGGCCGGAGGTCGCTGGACTCGGAGATCAACATGATCCCGATGATCGACTTCTTGATGGTCACGATCGCCTTCCTTCTCATCACGGCCGTTTGGTCGCAGATGGCTCGCATCAACGCCGACGCCCAGGTGCCCGGACCGCCGCGGCCCGACGTCGAGCAAGAAAAGGTCGAGCCCGAGAAGCAGCTGCACGTCGAGATGCGTCAGGAGGACAAGTTCGTCCTCGTCTGGAAGCAGGGCTCGACGGTGGTCAACTCCATCGACGTCCCGCGCAACGACGCGAAGTCCGTCACCATGAACAAGTCGCAGGCAAGCGCTCGCTACCCCGAGCTCGCTGCCAAGATCGCCGACGAGTGGAAGAACGTCGGCTCGCACCGCGACCCGAGCGACAAGAAGCTCGACCAGGCGATTTTGCACACCGACAACAAGACCGAGTACTTCAAGCTGATCGGCGTCATCGACGCCATCTACCAGACTCGGCGCCAGATCAACGTCGGCGGCAAAGCCGAGCCGGTTCCCGCCTTCAACGTCACCTTCTCCGTCAACTGA
- a CDS encoding DUF4303 domain-containing protein, which translates to MSTTKPAAKPVAKTVTALAAAAAKVFEALRDAHRDEAFYFFALYTTEGGSYAGATAWSEEALSRVIAEYQARDARRSVASLTRDLRFSAPDSPYHDAGGEAFAAFEGGPSLHEACFLALEKLDREGFFGEGAAREACIVNVVYGDMSHERWLEHAKRLNPSRAVAPALPYLTLHVPSGPVTRFGAGAYQANALTLSRDRSTLAYSGSGGEVGILRVATRESLYEKRRRGEHWASALAQDGSELFLGDADSVLRLDVRTGKTTVLAKTPAF; encoded by the coding sequence ATGAGCACGACGAAGCCTGCCGCGAAGCCGGTCGCGAAGACCGTGACCGCCTTGGCCGCCGCCGCCGCGAAGGTCTTCGAGGCGCTGCGCGACGCGCACCGCGACGAAGCGTTCTACTTCTTCGCGCTCTACACGACCGAGGGCGGGAGCTACGCGGGAGCGACCGCGTGGTCCGAAGAGGCGCTCTCGCGCGTCATCGCCGAGTACCAGGCCCGAGACGCGCGTCGGAGCGTCGCCTCGCTCACGCGCGACCTTCGCTTTTCGGCGCCCGACTCGCCGTACCACGACGCGGGCGGCGAGGCCTTCGCCGCGTTCGAGGGCGGGCCGTCCCTCCACGAGGCGTGCTTCTTGGCCCTCGAGAAGCTCGACCGAGAGGGGTTCTTCGGTGAAGGCGCGGCGCGCGAGGCCTGCATCGTAAACGTGGTCTACGGCGACATGAGCCACGAGCGCTGGCTCGAGCACGCGAAGCGACTCAACCCGTCCCGAGCCGTGGCCCCCGCACTCCCCTATTTGACGCTCCACGTCCCGAGCGGCCCGGTCACGCGCTTCGGCGCGGGCGCCTATCAGGCGAACGCCCTCACGCTATCGCGCGATCGCTCGACGCTCGCGTACTCCGGTTCCGGCGGTGAGGTCGGGATCCTCCGCGTCGCGACGCGTGAGTCGCTCTATGAGAAGCGTCGTCGGGGCGAGCATTGGGCGAGCGCCCTCGCCCAAGACGGGAGCGAGCTCTTCCTCGGCGACGCCGACAGCGTGCTCCGCCTCGACGTCCGAACCGGCAAGACGACGGTTCTCGCGAAGACCCCTGCCTTCTAA
- a CDS encoding MotA/TolQ/ExbB proton channel family protein: MMEAFKENPTFLAINLVVSAIVIAMVIERAAFQLGKYRVNSKEFFAQIKKLVTAGNIDRAIKLCDAGDYPTLQLVKAGLTHANKGADEIDAAMSEKIGELKPAVEKRIGSLWSLANIATLIGLLGTVVGLIHTFGAVAAQGLSAADRQRILANGIAEAMYNTALGLLIAVVCMIAHLILHQRAKNIQHDLDATQERVFNLLTIQTRPGSL; this comes from the coding sequence CTGATGGAGGCGTTCAAAGAGAACCCCACCTTCCTCGCGATCAACCTAGTCGTGAGCGCCATCGTCATCGCGATGGTCATCGAGCGCGCGGCGTTTCAGCTCGGCAAGTACCGCGTGAACTCGAAGGAGTTCTTCGCGCAGATCAAGAAGCTTGTGACGGCCGGCAACATCGACCGCGCCATCAAGCTTTGCGACGCCGGCGACTACCCGACGTTGCAGCTGGTCAAGGCGGGGCTGACGCACGCGAACAAAGGCGCCGACGAAATCGACGCCGCCATGAGCGAGAAGATCGGCGAGCTCAAGCCCGCCGTCGAGAAGCGCATCGGCTCGTTGTGGTCGCTCGCCAACATCGCGACCCTCATCGGTCTCCTCGGCACCGTTGTTGGTCTCATTCACACCTTCGGCGCCGTCGCCGCGCAGGGCCTCTCGGCCGCTGACCGCCAGCGCATCCTCGCCAACGGTATCGCCGAGGCCATGTACAACACAGCGCTCGGTCTCCTCATCGCCGTCGTTTGCATGATCGCGCACCTCATTCTCCACCAGCGCGCGAAGAACATTCAGCACGACCTCG
- a CDS encoding HD domain-containing protein, whose protein sequence is MILRDPVHGLVSFEDGEESIVPKLMDTPEVQRLRRIRQLGVTSYAFPGAEHTRFAHAVGAAQVMKLLILRLRAIHGELPFWQQLTSDRASDALAAACLHDLGHGPLSHLFEDAIPGVPHHEEWTLRIVLDPGTAVHKALLSVDAGMPERVAALVRGEHPLPYLAKAVSGTFDVDRCDYLLRDAHATGVRYGHYDLEWLLRSLRFAKVEDPSRAPALAIDGAKGLPAIEAFLLARLFMFQQVYLHKATRSAEWMIRATLARAASLIMDGERLAGTPRAIELAAHGEPIPLGEYLELDDAALTVAMHAWESARDPVLCDLARRVRQRELFKTYELFGEQASPAGRERALAVAREVAKKHGLDPDVYVGLDVASDVPVAAEADPLLVVFAKGPPRPLTEVSFLLARLAGQVLSRVRITMVPKLREEVVRALEASGAAD, encoded by the coding sequence ATGATCCTTCGTGATCCGGTCCACGGTCTGGTGTCCTTCGAAGACGGCGAAGAGTCCATCGTCCCCAAGCTCATGGATACGCCCGAGGTCCAAAGACTCCGGCGCATCCGCCAATTGGGCGTGACCTCGTATGCGTTTCCCGGGGCCGAGCACACGCGTTTCGCCCACGCGGTGGGGGCGGCGCAAGTGATGAAGCTCCTCATCTTGCGGCTCCGAGCCATTCACGGCGAGTTGCCCTTCTGGCAACAGCTCACGAGCGACCGCGCGTCCGATGCGCTGGCCGCTGCGTGCCTCCACGACCTCGGCCATGGTCCGCTCTCGCACCTCTTCGAGGACGCGATCCCCGGCGTTCCTCACCACGAGGAGTGGACGCTTCGCATCGTCCTCGACCCTGGCACGGCAGTGCACAAGGCCCTCCTCTCAGTCGACGCCGGGATGCCCGAGCGCGTCGCGGCGCTTGTGCGCGGCGAACACCCGCTCCCGTATTTGGCCAAGGCCGTCAGCGGCACCTTCGACGTCGATCGCTGCGATTACCTGCTCCGCGACGCCCACGCCACGGGGGTGCGCTACGGCCACTACGACCTCGAGTGGCTGCTCCGAAGCTTGCGCTTCGCCAAGGTCGAAGATCCCTCGCGGGCGCCCGCGCTCGCCATTGACGGCGCCAAAGGCCTCCCGGCCATCGAGGCGTTCCTCCTCGCGCGCCTCTTCATGTTCCAGCAGGTCTACCTCCACAAGGCCACGCGCTCCGCCGAGTGGATGATCCGCGCGACGCTCGCGCGGGCCGCGTCGCTCATCATGGACGGCGAGCGCTTGGCCGGCACCCCGCGCGCCATCGAGCTGGCGGCGCACGGTGAGCCGATTCCCCTCGGCGAATACCTCGAGCTCGACGACGCGGCGCTCACCGTCGCGATGCACGCGTGGGAGAGCGCGCGCGATCCGGTCCTCTGCGATCTGGCGCGCCGCGTGCGCCAGCGAGAGCTCTTCAAGACCTACGAGCTCTTCGGCGAGCAAGCTAGCCCTGCGGGCCGCGAACGCGCGCTCGCGGTCGCTCGCGAGGTGGCCAAGAAGCACGGTCTCGACCCTGATGTCTACGTCGGCCTCGACGTCGCCAGCGACGTGCCCGTGGCGGCGGAAGCCGACCCGCTCTTGGTCGTCTTCGCGAAGGGGCCGCCGCGCCCGCTGACGGAGGTCTCGTTCCTCCTCGCGCGCCTCGCCGGGCAGGTCCTCTCGCGCGTGCGCATCACCATGGTGCCCAAGCTCCGCGAAGAGGTCGTTCGCGCGCTCGAGGCCAGCGGCGCGGCCGACTGA
- a CDS encoding formylglycine-generating enzyme family protein encodes MRGSPECEWGRGRDSEPETETTLTHDFWIQQTEVTQAKWTSLGVQNPSRVEGQVRDGTSSDCPVGNMTWFEALAFANKLSDAKGLPRCYVLDRCIGDLASGMVCEEAQQTGQSLYDCDGYRLPTEAEWEYAARAGTRSSTYAGDLSLSGDSSRCAEDPTLNTIAWYCWNTRVWLGGLDTYSTRPVATRAPNRWGLYDMAGNAGEWQNDAFHGDSYRTQPRTDPGATLERAALATALAAVTRGGFTSAYPVMQRSGYRDQAARHVRSPGLGFRLVRSAK; translated from the coding sequence GTGCGTGGCTCTCCCGAGTGCGAATGGGGCCGTGGTCGTGACAGCGAGCCGGAGACCGAGACCACGCTGACCCACGACTTCTGGATCCAGCAGACCGAGGTGACGCAGGCCAAGTGGACGAGCCTCGGCGTGCAAAACCCAAGTCGGGTCGAAGGGCAGGTGCGCGATGGGACAAGCTCCGATTGCCCCGTCGGCAACATGACCTGGTTTGAGGCGCTGGCCTTCGCAAACAAGCTCTCTGACGCGAAGGGTTTACCGCGGTGCTACGTCCTCGACCGCTGCATCGGCGACCTGGCGAGCGGCATGGTCTGCGAGGAGGCGCAACAGACGGGCCAAAGCCTCTACGACTGCGACGGCTACCGGCTGCCCACCGAAGCCGAATGGGAGTACGCGGCGCGGGCGGGCACGCGCAGCAGCACTTACGCAGGTGACCTTTCGCTGTCTGGTGATTCGAGTCGCTGCGCCGAAGACCCGACGCTCAACACCATCGCTTGGTACTGCTGGAACACGCGGGTCTGGCTCGGAGGGCTCGACACTTACTCGACTCGCCCCGTTGCGACGCGTGCGCCCAACAGGTGGGGCCTCTACGACATGGCCGGCAACGCAGGCGAGTGGCAGAACGACGCCTTCCACGGCGACTCCTACCGAACGCAGCCTCGCACAGACCCCGGTGCGACACTCGAGCGGGCCGCGCTCGCCACGGCCCTCGCGGCCGTCACGCGCGGCGGCTTCACCTCGGCATACCCAGTCATGCAGCGATCGGGCTATAGGGATCAAGCTGCGCGGCATGTGCGCTCTCCGGGGCTCGGTTTCCGACTGGTACGCTCGGCGAAGTGA
- a CDS encoding formylglycine-generating enzyme family protein, whose translation MASTTDACVRASALVLLLVSGLATAAACRREANGTPAPRTIGLGVSDGCEGKRSPECKHPAVMERCQDGWCFIPKGCFVMGSPECEWGRGRDSEPENETTLTHDFWMQQTEVTQAQWTGAGLPNPSVTSGDGVVLDCADSSCPVGNTTWFDAVAYANRLSDSKGLTACYALGGCTGEVGAGLVCTSVAQVGPSVYDCPGYRLPTEAEWEYAARAGTQTATYAGDLSLSGDSSRCADDPTLNLIAWYCWNTRVWVGGVDTYSTHPVAKLERNQWGLYDMSGNAAERTSDISNGAGYGKVPRVDPGHAVGPASTAVDTFQAGAVRGGSAFLFPVFARSAYASSRARHERWQGLGFRLARTAK comes from the coding sequence ATGGCATCAACCACTGACGCTTGTGTGCGCGCAAGCGCCCTTGTTCTGCTGCTCGTGTCCGGGCTTGCGACGGCCGCCGCATGTCGCCGCGAGGCGAATGGGACACCAGCGCCCCGGACCATCGGCCTCGGCGTAAGCGACGGATGCGAAGGCAAGCGCTCGCCCGAATGCAAGCACCCAGCGGTCATGGAGCGCTGCCAAGACGGCTGGTGTTTCATCCCCAAGGGCTGCTTCGTGATGGGCTCGCCTGAATGTGAATGGGGGCGCGGCCGCGACAGCGAACCGGAGAACGAAACCACCCTCACGCATGATTTCTGGATGCAACAAACGGAAGTCACTCAAGCACAGTGGACGGGAGCAGGCCTGCCCAACCCGAGCGTGACCTCGGGCGACGGCGTCGTGCTCGACTGCGCGGACTCGTCGTGTCCGGTCGGCAACACGACGTGGTTTGACGCGGTTGCCTATGCAAACCGACTATCCGATTCCAAGGGCCTTACGGCCTGCTACGCGCTCGGCGGCTGCACCGGCGAAGTCGGCGCGGGGCTCGTGTGCACGTCCGTCGCGCAAGTCGGTCCTTCCGTCTACGACTGCCCCGGCTACCGCCTGCCCACAGAGGCCGAATGGGAGTACGCGGCCCGAGCAGGAACGCAAACCGCGACCTACGCCGGCGACCTTTCTCTCTCCGGCGACTCAAGCCGCTGCGCGGATGACCCCACGCTCAATCTCATCGCTTGGTACTGCTGGAACACGCGGGTCTGGGTCGGAGGCGTCGACACCTACTCGACGCATCCTGTCGCGAAATTGGAGCGCAATCAGTGGGGGCTCTATGACATGTCAGGCAACGCCGCTGAGCGCACCAGCGACATTTCCAACGGTGCGGGCTATGGCAAGGTGCCACGCGTGGACCCGGGCCACGCCGTCGGCCCAGCGTCGACGGCCGTCGACACCTTCCAGGCGGGCGCAGTGCGCGGAGGGTCCGCCTTCCTGTTTCCGGTGTTTGCGCGGTCCGCGTACGCGTCTTCGCGCGCGCGGCACGAGCGGTGGCAAGGACTCGGCTTCCGCCTCGCGCGGACCGCCAAGTGA
- a CDS encoding DUF4240 domain-containing protein, which produces MKREFFYQDDRSNKFWTVGVEGSVVVTTNGRIGAKPKETRKAHANPAAAEREAEKLIAAKLKAGYREGAIAEAPAHQKPDWGTMAMSETVFWRIIKLFNWKKTGDDDAVLEPALVALAQMPVENIEKFEAILAEKLFALDTEAHARNTGEDAYVDDVPYFSVDTFLYARCVVVANGEEFFRKVLADPTAMPKDMEFESLLYLSGSAYARKTGSEFEYHPPADYETFSNKAGWGA; this is translated from the coding sequence ATGAAGCGCGAGTTCTTCTATCAAGACGATCGGTCCAACAAGTTCTGGACCGTGGGCGTGGAGGGCTCGGTCGTCGTCACGACGAACGGCCGCATCGGGGCGAAGCCTAAGGAGACGCGAAAGGCGCACGCCAACCCAGCGGCCGCCGAGCGAGAGGCCGAGAAGTTGATCGCCGCGAAGCTGAAGGCCGGCTACCGGGAAGGGGCCATCGCCGAAGCCCCCGCGCACCAGAAGCCCGACTGGGGCACGATGGCGATGTCCGAGACCGTCTTCTGGCGAATCATCAAGCTCTTCAACTGGAAGAAGACCGGCGACGACGACGCCGTGCTCGAGCCCGCTCTCGTCGCGCTCGCCCAGATGCCGGTGGAGAACATCGAGAAGTTCGAGGCCATCCTCGCCGAGAAGCTCTTCGCGCTCGACACCGAAGCGCACGCGCGAAACACCGGCGAGGACGCCTACGTCGACGACGTGCCTTACTTCTCCGTCGACACGTTCCTCTACGCGCGGTGCGTCGTGGTCGCCAACGGAGAGGAGTTCTTCCGCAAGGTCCTGGCCGATCCGACCGCCATGCCGAAAGACATGGAGTTCGAGAGCCTCCTCTACCTCTCCGGCTCTGCCTACGCCCGGAAGACCGGCAGCGAGTTCGAGTATCACCCGCCCGCCGACTACGAGACCTTCAGCAACAAGGCCGGTTGGGGCGCGTAA
- a CDS encoding MotA/TolQ/ExbB proton channel family protein: protein MASLWKHFKEGGWGMYPILFWSILTIGIIIERAIYLFGSSINKDVFLATMQKCILAGDVAKAVKMCSAANAPLARIVQAGLVKVNRPDEEVQAAMDEQALREIPRIAKRTGYLALLANLAMLTGLLGTVSGLITSFGAVSGESVDPSQKARILAEGISEAMNCTAFGLIVAIIGLIGYAVLNGKTQGLEDDINEASVQILNLVVNNRQKVNLSGVSAAA from the coding sequence ATGGCATCTCTCTGGAAGCACTTCAAGGAAGGTGGATGGGGCATGTACCCCATCCTTTTCTGGTCGATCCTCACGATCGGCATCATCATCGAGCGCGCCATCTATCTGTTCGGCTCCTCCATCAACAAGGACGTCTTCCTCGCCACGATGCAGAAGTGCATCCTCGCCGGTGACGTCGCCAAGGCCGTCAAGATGTGCAGCGCCGCCAACGCGCCGCTCGCGCGCATCGTTCAGGCCGGCCTCGTGAAGGTCAACCGCCCCGACGAAGAGGTCCAAGCGGCCATGGACGAGCAGGCGCTCCGCGAAATCCCGCGCATCGCCAAGCGCACCGGCTACCTCGCCCTCCTCGCCAACCTCGCGATGCTCACCGGTCTCCTCGGAACCGTGTCGGGTCTCATCACGAGCTTCGGCGCCGTCTCCGGCGAGAGCGTCGACCCGAGCCAAAAGGCCCGCATCCTCGCTGAAGGTATCTCCGAGGCCATGAACTGCACGGCCTTCGGTCTCATCGTCGCCATCATCGGCCTCATCGGTTACGCCGTTCTCAACGGCAAGACCCAGGGCCTGGAAGACGACATCAACGAGGCCAGCGTTCAGATCCTCAACCTCGTCGTGAACAACCGCCAGAAGGTCAACCTCAGCGGCGTTTCGGCCGCGGCCTGA
- a CDS encoding site-specific DNA-methyltransferase produces MKARRSPGVRLDWKGRSWEPNSSNSVQITPAVVERVELGAGKAVGGQLVAGDVLQVAEHLRRLGMAGSVKLAYVDPPYLSQADYEHEARLDGPADGRVRRAAAYGDRWGESDGGVGAYLDMLAPRLDALASLLCETGTLWVQLDWRATYLARVLMDEIFGREGFKNEIVWRRAPNLGRQAASGQFGRTLDSILVYGGPKARLSPPTRLEPIEPGAVRWDDAGRPFTTAPRGDYTDLSVARLEAEGRIHRTATGKVYVKYFLVKDDKGTLCRERRIDALWTDVPPLRHASVGERTGYPTQKPVALLERIIACATAPGELVVDLFAGSGTTGEAAHRLGRRFVLGDASPMAIATARARLLRAGSPLSIESVGVRPEPSAPPEVGIEVGADGAAHVELRAPKEPLAWAVGILHGDGACDVLWHAERKPGAKPVAAPVATTVQLPKGATSLFVRAFEDDGAVREGTFAVRMPKGRGARAPRSRT; encoded by the coding sequence GTGAAGGCACGTCGCTCACCAGGCGTGCGCCTCGATTGGAAGGGCCGGTCGTGGGAGCCCAACAGCTCCAACTCCGTCCAGATCACGCCGGCGGTCGTGGAGCGCGTGGAGCTTGGCGCCGGCAAGGCCGTAGGTGGTCAGCTCGTTGCCGGCGACGTGCTGCAAGTGGCGGAGCACCTGCGCCGCCTCGGGATGGCAGGTTCGGTCAAGTTGGCCTACGTCGACCCACCGTATTTGTCGCAAGCGGACTACGAGCACGAGGCGCGCCTCGACGGCCCCGCCGACGGTCGCGTTCGTCGCGCCGCGGCCTACGGCGATCGTTGGGGAGAGAGCGACGGCGGCGTCGGCGCTTACCTCGACATGTTGGCGCCGCGCCTCGACGCGCTGGCCTCGCTCTTGTGCGAAACGGGAACCCTCTGGGTGCAGCTCGATTGGCGCGCGACGTACCTCGCCCGCGTCCTCATGGACGAGATCTTCGGACGCGAGGGCTTCAAAAACGAGATCGTCTGGCGTCGTGCCCCGAACCTCGGTCGGCAGGCCGCGAGCGGTCAATTCGGGCGCACCCTCGACAGCATCCTCGTCTACGGCGGGCCCAAGGCGCGCCTTTCGCCGCCTACGCGTCTCGAGCCCATCGAGCCCGGCGCCGTTCGTTGGGACGACGCCGGTCGTCCCTTCACGACGGCACCACGGGGAGACTACACGGATCTATCCGTGGCGCGGCTCGAGGCCGAGGGCCGCATTCACCGCACCGCGACGGGCAAAGTCTACGTGAAGTACTTCCTCGTGAAGGACGACAAGGGCACGCTTTGTCGCGAGCGTCGCATCGACGCGCTGTGGACCGACGTGCCGCCGCTCCGCCACGCGAGCGTCGGAGAGCGCACCGGCTACCCGACGCAAAAGCCTGTCGCGCTCTTGGAGCGCATCATCGCCTGCGCGACGGCTCCCGGTGAGCTCGTCGTCGATCTCTTCGCCGGCAGCGGCACGACGGGGGAGGCGGCCCATCGCCTCGGTCGTCGTTTCGTCTTGGGCGACGCGAGTCCGATGGCCATCGCGACGGCGCGCGCGCGGCTCCTGCGCGCCGGCAGTCCGCTCTCCATCGAGTCGGTCGGCGTGCGGCCCGAACCCAGCGCTCCGCCGGAGGTGGGAATCGAGGTCGGCGCCGACGGGGCGGCGCACGTCGAGCTGCGGGCGCCCAAGGAGCCGCTCGCGTGGGCCGTCGGGATCCTTCACGGCGATGGCGCGTGCGACGTCTTGTGGCACGCCGAGCGGAAACCCGGGGCGAAGCCCGTCGCGGCGCCCGTCGCGACGACGGTGCAGCTTCCCAAGGGTGCAACCTCCCTCTTCGTGCGAGCCTTCGAGGACGACGGCGCCGTACGCGAGGGCACTTTTGCGGTACGAATGCCCAAAGGTCGGGGCGCGCGCGCTCCACGGAGTCGCACATGA